A stretch of the Desulfobacter sp. genome encodes the following:
- a CDS encoding GGDEF domain-containing protein, translating to MIQKYLEEIRDKYGFFSSFFVSDISLNYYHFNGILKKISTDDDHDVWYYQFKDKQKDHDLVVDTNEAEQNHLTIFINHRLIGYEGQFLGVVGVGLDFNRVATLLEEYRKKYNRNIYMVDPAGMIMVHKDKSKINTLSIHQVPGLKKVAPKILNTYDKPAFFEYDKENQHILLTTRFVRELGWFLMVEQDETQALSPIKAALYQNLGFSIATTLLTIAFVFLVINFFQKRLEAMAITDPLTRAFNRNEFEQRFKYMTEMNRRTRENICIVLFDLDHLKAVNDTLGHLMGDQVIKKVAQIASKTIRDQDMLVRWGGDEFVLLIKNNLEISCRVAERLRQAVESHDFYASVNAKKLPEKVTISCGIAKYQTGQSLDDILHRADRAMYRGKEKNRNVVVVDKD from the coding sequence TTGATTCAAAAATACCTTGAAGAAATTCGTGACAAGTATGGATTTTTCAGTTCTTTTTTTGTTTCAGACATCAGTTTGAATTATTACCATTTTAATGGGATTTTAAAAAAAATATCCACTGATGACGACCATGATGTCTGGTATTATCAATTCAAGGACAAACAAAAAGACCATGACCTTGTTGTGGATACCAATGAAGCCGAACAAAATCATTTGACCATATTTATCAACCATCGCCTCATAGGATATGAAGGCCAATTTTTGGGGGTGGTGGGTGTAGGCCTTGATTTTAACCGGGTGGCCACCCTGCTTGAAGAGTATCGAAAAAAATACAATCGAAATATTTATATGGTAGATCCTGCCGGAATGATCATGGTGCACAAGGATAAATCAAAAATAAATACATTATCCATTCACCAGGTTCCGGGATTAAAAAAAGTGGCGCCCAAGATACTGAACACCTATGATAAGCCTGCTTTTTTTGAATATGATAAAGAAAATCAGCACATCCTTTTGACCACCCGGTTCGTCCGGGAACTGGGCTGGTTTCTCATGGTTGAACAGGATGAAACCCAGGCCTTGTCGCCCATTAAGGCAGCCTTGTATCAAAACCTTGGCTTCAGCATTGCCACCACCTTGCTCACCATAGCTTTTGTCTTTCTGGTGATTAATTTTTTCCAAAAAAGACTGGAGGCCATGGCCATTACAGATCCTTTGACCCGGGCCTTTAACCGGAATGAATTTGAGCAACGGTTCAAATATATGACTGAGATGAACCGGCGCACCCGGGAAAATATCTGTATTGTTCTTTTTGACCTTGACCACTTAAAAGCGGTAAATGATACCCTGGGTCATCTCATGGGTGACCAGGTGATCAAAAAAGTGGCCCAAATCGCTTCCAAGACCATCCGGGATCAGGACATGCTTGTCAGATGGGGGGGGGATGAATTTGTGCTTTTAATTAAAAACAATCTTGAGATTTCATGCCGGGTGGCAGAACGGCTGCGTCAAGCGGTTGAATCCCATGATTTTTATGCATCAGTGAATGCCAAAAAATTGCCTGAGAAGGTAACCATCAGCTGCGGCATTGCCAAATACCAAACTGGCCAAAGCCTGGATGATATATTGCACAGGGCCGACAGGGCCATGTACCGAGGAAAAGAAAAAAACCGTAATGTCGTTGTTGTGGACAAGGACTAA